The window AGAATGCTTTAATCGGATGTCTTTAGAAGATCGCCCGACTGCACGACTATCAGAAACCACCCCATCGCTGGTCGCAGGCAATATCCAAAATTGGAGAATAAATATTAGTATATCCCAGTGCTTTAGCTTCTGAGCCTGTTACTTGTCCAATTTTAGATACCAGATCATCTACACGTTGTACTATATTTTTATTCGGATCTTCATAGATATCTTTCTCTCCATTTTTATTAAAATCGATCCATCTTTCATGACATATATCGCTACTTTGTCCCATCGCTGAAATGGATAGGACAAAGAGCAATACAAATGCGAAAACAAAGGTTTGGGCATTATGAATCACAATTAGATTACCTATCTATTGATTCTTTATGGGCTGAAGGACGAAATCATAGTGATATTCATCTTCTAACAAGCGATATTTATCTAAAGGCATATTCCCCCAACTATTATCACCACCAACTCCACGCTGTTTATAATCGATGTGAAGTTCGACCAAATCACGTGTTGGTACTTGGTAATAGTAATCGAGTTCTCCTTCCAGATCTTCTGTTCTATAGTGGTGAGCATTTATATTAAGAGGTTCAGACAAGCTATTTACTATTAAACCCATGTCATCCTCATTTTGCAATTTTGCCCATCGTACGCCCGTTTTATTCCCATTTTCCTGGGGAGTCATATAAGGGACAAATTGTTCTAAAACAGTGCCTGAATATTCTCCCACAAAGGCGCTGGTTTTGCGATCCGGATAATTCTCATGAGGACCCCTCCCGAACCATTTTATGTTTTTAAATTCGCCAGGCAGTTCCATACTCATTCCGAACCTGGGAAGCTCCGGCAATGTATCATTAGCTGCTTTGAATGAAGCATTTACCTTTATAGCTCCATTGCCATAGATAGTATAATCAGCATTGAAAGATGATTGACTCTTTTCAAATATTGATTCCGTGGAAATAAATATTTCGCTTTCTGACCTAATCGTGGATTCCATTGCTTTAAGCTCCCATTGATCAGCCAAATTCTTCCAGATTGCAGCACGTTCGGGTAACCCATCTCCAGCATCATTACTTGTAGGTGCTCTCCAGAAATCAGGTTTGAGCCCTCTTTTTATCAAATGTTGCCCATCAACAATATACGTCTTTAGAAAGCCGCCTTTCCGATCAAAGATAATGGTGAAATTGTCCCCTTCAATCCGAAAATCTTTATCGGATTTAAATAGCGTGATTTTTTCTGACTGTTTATCTGCAATTTTCTTCGAACTCTGCTCAAAAGGAAGTTTAAACTGCTCTTTTGCTACGATATGTCCTTTTTCCAACAAACCGGTATCTTCTTTCATCCGGGCATAGACGTTTATGAAATATTCTTTGTTAGGGTTGATTTCTATATCCCCGATCGGAATACCTACCTTGCGATTTTCTCCGGGTTCTATAGCATTCCCTATAAGCTCATCACCTTCTTTTATTTTTTGTGTATCTTCGAAAACCTCCCAATTGAATGTAAATCTATCCGTATTAACAAACTCATACTGATTACTGATAGTAATAACGCCATTCTGAAGATCTTTTGGCTCAAATTTGAGATATTGATACACTTTCTTGACTTCTTTAAGGGCTGGCGTAGCAGTACCATCGGTAAATAATAGTCCATTAAAAGCAAATGGTCCATCAGTTGGGGTATCTTCGGGTCCAAAAGCCCCACCATAGGCCCAATATGTTGATCCATCGGGTAGTTCCTGCAAAATTCCCTGATCTCTCCAATCCCAAATAAAGCCACCCTGCAGCTGTTCTTCACTCTCGATCAAATCCCAGTAGTCGACTAAGTTCCCGGTACTGTTCCCCATTGAGTGCGAATATTCACAAAGAATCATTGGCCGGGGGTCACCTGATTCTACGAACTCTTCCATCTCATGAATCCGATGGTACATGGGAACAACAATATCAGTATAATCGTCCGTCCAAGCCTGTTCATACTGAACTGGACGCGTTTTGTCATTTTCATGTATCCACTCATACGCTTTTTTGAAATTCCGCCCGGCCCCGGCTTCATTCCCCATCGACCAGATAATAATAGAAGCATGGTTTCGAT of the Fodinibius sp. Rm-B-1B1-1 genome contains:
- a CDS encoding glycoside hydrolase family 2 TIM barrel-domain containing protein, which codes for MKIRSIFLTVCILIVFSVGNIFSQSSENDWENPQIIEKNKLPSHVNVIPFGDENIAQKGDYRESTFHQSLNGDWKFKWSRNPARRPADFYQEDFNYRNWETIKVPGSWQIQEYGTLLYTNTAYPFEKNPPHIPSEYNPVGSYQKTFTVPDTWKDREVILHFEGVSSAMYVWINGEKVGYSQGSKLPAEFNISPYLKQGENKVSVEVYRWSDGSYLEDQDMWRMSGLQRDVYLYSKSQFSIEDYHVEAGLENSYKDGVLDLSISVQNNTNRNVNGNVSYQLLDDEGKKVSSGKESIEGDNSQSIQVSLKDKLPDVKRWSAENPQLYTLVIRMDHPNIDKPEFLTHQVGFRTTEVKDGQLQVNGKPILLKGVNRHEHDPVKGHTESREDILAELKKMKAHNINAIRTAHYPQNPYLYKLADQYGFYIVGEANIESHGMGVYDYPEYGYRMSSELAEDPKWEKAHLDRIRRMVERDRNHASIIIWSMGNEAGAGRNFKKAYEWIHENDKTRPVQYEQAWTDDYTDIVVPMYHRIHEMEEFVESGDPRPMILCEYSHSMGNSTGNLVDYWDLIESEEQLQGGFIWDWRDQGILQELPDGSTYWAYGGAFGPEDTPTDGPFAFNGLLFTDGTATPALKEVKKVYQYLKFEPKDLQNGVITISNQYEFVNTDRFTFNWEVFEDTQKIKEGDELIGNAIEPGENRKVGIPIGDIEINPNKEYFINVYARMKEDTGLLEKGHIVAKEQFKLPFEQSSKKIADKQSEKITLFKSDKDFRIEGDNFTIIFDRKGGFLKTYIVDGQHLIKRGLKPDFWRAPTSNDAGDGLPERAAIWKNLADQWELKAMESTIRSESEIFISTESIFEKSQSSFNADYTIYGNGAIKVNASFKAANDTLPELPRFGMSMELPGEFKNIKWFGRGPHENYPDRKTSAFVGEYSGTVLEQFVPYMTPQENGNKTGVRWAKLQNEDDMGLIVNSLSEPLNINAHHYRTEDLEGELDYYYQVPTRDLVELHIDYKQRGVGGDNSWGNMPLDKYRLLEDEYHYDFVLQPIKNQ